One genomic window of Rissa tridactyla isolate bRisTri1 unplaced genomic scaffold, bRisTri1.patW.cur.20221130 scaffold_29, whole genome shotgun sequence includes the following:
- the LOC128903307 gene encoding olfactory receptor 14C36-like, which produces MSNSSSITQFLLLAFADTWELQLLHFRLFLGIYLAALLGNGLIITTIACDHRLHTPMYFFLFNLALLDLGSISTTVPKAMANSLSDTRAISYAGCAAQVFLLPFLMVAEYCLLTIMAYDRYVAICKSLHYGTLLGSRACVHMAAAAWGSGFLNALLHTANTFSLPLCQGNALDQFFCEIPQILKLSCSHSYLREVGLLVVSACLGFGCFVFIVLSYVQIFRAVLRIPSEQGRHKAFSTCLPHLAVVSLFVSTAVFAYLKPPSISSPSLDLVVAVLYSVVPPVVNPLIYSMRNKDLKDAVWKLISGWFQKH; this is translated from the coding sequence atgtccaacagcagctccatcacccagttcctcctcctggcatttgcagacacatgggagttgcagctcttgcacttcaggctcttcctgggcatctacctggctgccctcctgggcaacggcctcatcatcaccaccattgcctgtgaccaccgcctccacacccccatgtacttcttcctcttcaacctcgccctcctcgacctgggctccatctccaccactgtacccaaagccatggccaattctctctcggacaccagggccatctcctatgcaggatgtgctgcacaggtttttctcttgccttttctgatggtagcagagtattgtcttctcaccattatggcctacgaccgctacgttgccatctgcaaatccctgcactacgggaccctcctgggcagcagagcttgtgtccacatggcagcagctgcctggggcagtgggtttctcaatgctctcctgcacacggccaatacattttccctgcccctctgccagggcaatgccctggaccagttcttctgtgaaatcccccagatcctcaagctctcctgctcacactcctacctcagggaagttgggcttcttgtggtcagtgcctgtttaggctttggttgttttgttttcatcgtgctgtcctacgtgcagatcttcagggccgtgctgaggatcccctctgagcagggacggcacaaagccttttccacgtgcctccctcacctggccgtggtctccctgtttgtcagcactgcagtgtttgcctacctcaagcccccctccatctcctcaccatctctggatctggtggtggctgtgctgtactcggtggtgcctccagtagtgaaccccctcatctacagcatgaggaataaGGACCTCAAGGATGCAGTGTGGAAACTGATATCTGGATGGTTTCAGAAGCATTga